ttttcacgcgtattagccgcggcttatgcgcgattttttttttctcacgggcgccctgcggcttatccaccggtgcggcttatctgatgactatttttttctggtattttccccatacgccgattttaacgaaagggccgacagtgtctctggaacagcactgtcCTGCCgacacgaacagtgcgtaacagggacgggtccacattcgagtagattgatcttcctggtgcattcccccaagcagctttaaggaaagtggtgacagtgattcacgtcttctggaagatcactgacccatcagtccacgaaaaacacttgacaagggcacaatccgatcctggtagaactccagaactgacctcctctgttgtacactgtgccgatcccggagtatggaccacagggtttatggccttctctatggtctcctttgtcgcacaaatcagtcgtctcgtattgcccgcggcttatctgcgggtgcggcttatctcccagaaaattttcaaaacgtcccaaaaaacgcgtcctgcggcttatctgcggtgcggcttatacgcgtgaaattacggtactcacTGGGTGCATGAGGCTAAGGTTACAGATAAATAGagcatagagcctgaagttttcaggattttcttttttctaaagtcagggagtaaaaattgggtaagTTAACATGTGCtataaattcatgcaaattcgggtggaaaaagtTCCAGTACGCAAAATTCGGgaagaaattgggctcagttactcaaactaactgaactggttcggtacaaatggtgatgtaactgcgctTGCTGCCAAACAGGCTAGTGTTCATTCCTACGGACATTTCAGTAAGGGCAgtgagtccgaataatcgagcgcgtccgaaaaatcggggtcCGAAAAATCAGTCGGCGACTGTACTCCTGCCTAAGCCTTGTTCAGACGTCAGCTCGATTGTTGCGCCGTGGCTTAAGCCTTGTGACACGCTAAACAACAGTAAcactgcgccatctcttaggcgagagcggAAGCCTGGGAAGTGCCTGTCCTCCTCGTCCTCTTATTGGCCAGAACCCAGGAGGTGGTGCCTCCTTAGGTTTTGATCAGCAAACACAACGATAGTCCCATATTTGAGGTCTCACTAAGACATCAGCTGTTACAAGTGTGCTCTAAATCAAGAACATCGAAGATATCGAAATGAGACGTATGCGTAATGTGCACAACAAATACTGCCATACGAGCCGATAAATTAACGAGATTGGAAAATATCGTTGCAAACGCTGCCTCATAATAGTAATGGGAAGGATAATGACTGAGAATCATGCGCGAACAATGTTTTGTACCAATGAAACTGATCCAACGCCGCAACCGCTACACAGCCTGCAATGATCAGCAAGACCCCAAATCGCATGCGTGATGCATAAATCTGGTATTGTGCATGGATGCTCGTTTATCGGCTGTGAGCGCCTCTGACAAcacatcacttttttttttttcacattccaGGGTAGTTGTGGACGAACTGGATGCCGTGAATCTCGGCAACACATTTTCTGTCGAAACTAATCAGAGGGATGAAGATGCAGACATGTGAGTGTGCAGTATATTTTGGTATTTGCAGTATATTTTGGTATTTGTGCAGTATATTTTGTTCTTATGATGTTGTGTGACACTTGTATTGAAGTTCTGCAACTGTAATATCCATGCAAGAGACTTACTCTGCTGCCACAGCACAATTAGCAGTTAGAAGATTAGTTTATTATTTGGTTAATTGATTGAATCGAAATAGCATTTGCATTGCTGCGAGGCATGCACATATGCGTCAGGAAGGGAATGTAGTGGTTAAGTTAATTGAAGGACGGCAGTTGACAAAAACCCTTCCTTGATCCTTCCCGTGTGCTTCAGAAGGATGATTAACATCTGAAGGATAACTATCTGAAGGATGATAAATGTCTTTCAGATCATTGCTTGGGCATTGGTGATGCGTTGTCCTAATTGTTGTTCTACAACAGACGTCATCTTGATTTTATGCTTCCCCTGGATGTCGAACAACGTGAAAGTACAGTGAACCTTTGATTTAAGTTATGGACCATTAACGTTTCCGGAAAAATTGTTACTAAATTAGGATTTGGAACAAGAAAGGGAAGTACGCCCCTAAAGGGCACCAGCCACAAACAGAGCCCTGTGTGTGATAGGGTTAAACCTGGTAATATCCAATGGGGGCACCAGTTTCCCCCTTCTCCGCTGGAGAACAGCGCGCTGTTCCGAGGTAACCAGTTTTGGGCGGAGGATACTCAACACGGACAGCGaattcttggaaggagaaaccacgtgacacgatcggcccaatcgcggacaccgaaagGCCGCTCCGGCGCGGAGAAGGAATGCTAtgctctgtacccctatttagtgactccagcACGTACCTTGCTGCAGGGTTGCTTGTGTTCTCAGCAGGATTCAGCCCTGCATCCTTGTTGATTTAAGCATACATGTTACCAACAGGTATGCCCGCGTTATGTCGGTATggtgcaaaatatgcacttcCAACCTCTCCCTTCAACCTTTGGAGGGGAGGTCCAAGTACGGCAGAGCGTTTCAGAACGCCGTAAGGGACTCACGCACTTTGCTTTGTCTTCCTGCACCAACACCAGCTTTGTCACGTTGCTGAAGGATGTGCAATGCTTGCATCCGCAGGATGAAGTACATAGAGGAAGAACTAGCCAAGCGTAAAGGAAAGGAGCAAGACAGTGACTCTCAGGGTTCTTCTGAAAAGTGAGTCGAGCAACTGTGCagtatataaagaaaaaaattataaGGGGCTTCCTACATAATATGCTATTATAATAAGCCCCTGTTATGAGACTGTGGTGTGAGCGATCCCACGTGTTTTAGCGTACACCATCCTTCGTGTAAACTTTGCAGAACACTTGGGCCGGATGACGTCTTATTTCACGTGCCCGAACACCTGCGCAAATCTTCTTCAAAGAAGTCTGAAGAGATGTTGTCTAACCAGATGCTGTCCGGAATCCCCGAGGTCGACCTGGGAATTGAGTGAGCGTGGGATACGTTTTTCAGAGGCttatacatagggcctgactttttcggattATATTTTCCAGCAAAATCGGGGGGAGGTAAATACCGGGTTATATTTTTCTTCAATAATTCAggtgtaatcgggttgaacCGAACCTGATTCAACCTGATTCTGGTTGAATCGTGCTGGATCAGGCGTAAATCTTTGGTTTACTCCGCATGATACACGTGACACTCCAGTAGACACAGCGCACCAATATTTAGTCTATGCATCTAAGAGGCAGCAGGTTCTCTGTTTTTACAGTTTGTATTAGCATATTTATGCAGTTATAACATAGTTGtgtgttagttgtgatgacttcggattCCCCTGTTCCAGCAGTTTTCACGGAGATACCTGGTTAAACCCTGTTTTTCATGATTTGATTCgggaggtaaatatcgggcataaTCTGttataaccctaaaaagtcgggCCCTACTTATACAAGGTGTTCACGCTAACTATAGACAGATTTTTAAATAGACTAACCATTTTTAATTAGTACGTCGACCTAGGAGGTTGCCCTTGTAAGATGCGGCCGTTGACATGGACAACTTGTATACAGGGAggtcctttcttctttttcctttgcagactttttataaaaaaaagaaaaaagctataagagcagcgtagatgtcgtttttgcagttgagttgtaTGGCTACAGCCAGGCGAACACATACCCTCGAAAAGATTATGCAACTACACGGTGACTAagtacctgaaattcattaactaACTCTTCAAGTAGGGAATTTCAGCCAAAACAAAGATAGCAGGACAAGTGACAATACTTGTACAAAGTCATTCTAACTTTTAAAGACCCTGAAGCGAGCCATCTCTTCTGTGGACCCATGCCAACCTATGGACATTCCCTTAatgctgccttgtgagtggatGTCACATGGTTCCTCCAAGCTCTACTCTCTCCCCCAAATTGTTCTTTTGTGttggtggctgaatttgcactttggCAAGTTCTGTTTtctagctttttttttgttcgtgcCTGGGAGTTTTACCTCGAGTGACAACGATTCAAACCGGGGGCACCAAACACAGGGCTATATTGATATAGCATAGGGACCATTACCAAACTGTTTAGTTGCCGTGGAGTAGAAACCttgtgcttgtgtgtgtgtgtgtgcagggAACGCATCCGCAATATTGAAGCCACGGAAGAAGCCAAGATGAAGCTGCTGAAGGAACGCATGTCCAAGAAGGAGAAAGAGACTTCGTTTGTGCCTACCAACATGGCAGTGAATTTTGTGCAGCACAACCGATGTAAGTTCAACTCTTTCAATCCATTTCCATCCAATTCTTCCTCGATGGCGTACATTCGTACTTAATTGCTTTATCTCTTCCGTTGCAATAGTCAATATCGACgacggtagcagacgacagaatctAAAACGGCCACCGAAAGAAAGAGAACCAGCGGTGTCCAAGCCAGTAGTGGTGATCGCGGAGGCAGAGGGTGTTGAACCCCAAATACCTGGCTGGCAGGGAAAGGGTGTGTATTGTGTTGTCAGATATTTCTATGTGTCGAAGTCATGTATTGAAATACAGGTGATCCACGTTTCGCGCAGGCATAAAGGGCTCCCTCAAGTCGAGGAACGACGACGAGAAAGCTACGGATGATTTCCATTTTGAAAAGTTCAAGAAGCAGTTTCGGCGGTACTAGTGGTACTTATGCCTGTCCTACCTCACATCGTGTACAGCAGCTCATACTTGTCATCTCGTGATTACAGCCCATGCAAGTTGCGTCAGTTTCAATCTGTTTTGTACGATTGCCAGAGAGTCCACTGTGGCTGGAGGCCTCCAattacagtcgccgtccgatttttcggactcgacggggatcgcgcaaaagtccgaataatcgagcagtccgaaaaaacgaattttgcttcaaaataaactttactaaccCCTAGTAGGCTGCAAAAATTTGTCGATgttttcctaacgcgcttccagctctgcctgataacatcagcttctatttcccgaagcgacatttcgtcaacgTACACTGTGAGAGgtaccgccgtcatcaagtccgcaagtcggcttcacctaacgcatgcgtgttttaggtgaagctcgctttacagcgccgtagcgcgactcgcgggcggacagcacgtgctgggccgttggccaaaaacgaagacgcaaaagggctacgacagacctcttctactcagaggaatgcaaaatgaacaatcattactgcctatttttttgcctcgatattttagttggttgatttcttttgacacgaatttcggatgataccaatattttccgtcaccccaagagagaaattcgcgggttgggcaaacagagtccgaaatatcgagcgacggagctgcacggcgtccgaaattttggacgttcttatatatcaactctatgggacccgcggccgtcccgcgaacgagtccgaataatcgagcacgtccgaaaaatcggggtccgaaaaatcggtcggcggcAGCATAAAACCATTCCGGGACATTCCAACTTCCTGCCTGGTTTAGTCACATGAGCAGGACGTTCGAGGCCTTAAAGTGCTCGGGCCTCCAGGAAGAGACAAATTAAACGGATTTTCCGAAGCTACGTAACGTTAGCTGCCTACTCCCGAGCACAAGCAAACAGGATACTGTCGATGGCATACTCAatccatacctgccaactcaCCCGAATTTCGTTCTTTCTTCCCATTGAACGAACCTGCCCTCCAGTCTCCCAGAAAATTGGAGCTTTTCTTCcatcaacaactttattttaagatgataaACGGGAAGTTTCATCAGCAGGGACGATACCCtgtcccattgctggtggtgatgtggagaatgaaataatgagtcccttcACGACAAGGTTTCTTCTCTCATTTTCCTTTAATAGCAGCGCAGTCGCGTTCCCGAAGAATTCGACTGCCCGTAAACCTGTTCTGTGGCATGACCGTCCATTTTTGGAGGTCGCAGCAGATCGTCGTGTgtttcattgtgtccgtgtttctcgaGGAGACGTGCTATCGCCCCATCGTCAGTCCAGCCACGTACCGTAGTTTTGTCTCCTTCGATGGCGCTCTCCAAGCAGAAGAAATACCTGCATGTGTTCCTcgtataattagggcctgactttttcgggttttatttttggccaaattcggggggtaaatatcgggtgatatttttcattcgaaaattcgggtgtattcgggttaaatcctgttgcggcatattctgtcgtcaggaattcgggtgcattcgggtgatttttttttgtttaataaaaatttgtcttaacatggaactaatgtttagcaatgttatcaaactttattttaatgcacgcatACGAGTgcgccacgcgacccggatgttttcgggtagattcgggttaaacccgaattttacagatttcgttcgggggggtaaatatcgggcggatacgggtttaaccctaaaaagtcaggccctacgtaTAATGTGCCAAGTGCCTCTTCACTGGTTTTCACTGAGCACAACATGCTGCGGAGTGTAAGCGACCACATGTGGCCGCTGTTCTGGAAGATGTTCCGAGGAACAGCAGAACCCCGACGAGTATCTGCTTTGCAGAGTGGTCATGTTGAACTCGTTACTCAGTAAGACGCTGTGTCCAAAATGTTCGAGACGGGAAATCTTAGTTCCAGGAACCAGGCTTGCATGAGCAGCGAAGATGAACCTGGACCCTGAGGACTGTGGCACAATTGCAGATTAGTGGTTATTACTACGAAAATAAGGGAACAGAGTGTGTGAATCATGCACGCCTTCAAGTATGGAGTTCCTGAACTTCAGCTGGCTGTTCAAGCCATCAAAAGTGTAGAACAAGGGTCTACTGCCCTGACTGACTTTTGGTCATACAAAAACAGCTAAAGTGCATCAAACAGAGAGCCAGGAGGGCAAGAGAAACCGTGCTCGAAAGATTATGGTGCTGGGGCCCTCTAATGTGCAGTAAAAATAGTGTTAAACTTTGCACttcattttctaaaaaaaacttCTCGCTCTACATGCTCTGCCTGTGAAGCTGATATCTCCACATCGACTCGGTCTATTTTGGTGCAGTTTATTCTCTTATAATCGCGGCACCTTCCTAGAGGTCGTGACATTCTTATTTTTTCAACTAAATTAATTTGTAATTTATGCTATTGTCATACATTTCTATGCCAGATACATGAGTTGCAACCACAtaaggaaaaaaatgaaaaccaAAAGTTGTCGTGctggaaattgaaaaaaaaaaaaagaaaactaagaaTTTCACAACCTCAGCCATACGTAAGGCCCTTCGTTTTCCGCGATTCTGTGATTCCGCGGAATTCGCAAttaatcgcggaatccttcgtttggcacagagtctcacggaatcctttatttttaagggtgtgtggatattagagttctcaaattcgaatcgaatatcaatcactcaaAGAATCGAAATGCCCAATATTCGGGCTTCCGGATactttgactattcgccgaatacgaacgacacctcccgaaagtgggcttcacctgacgcttccctgcatgaaGTGAAGCCGC
This genomic stretch from Ornithodoros turicata isolate Travis chromosome 9, ASM3712646v1, whole genome shotgun sequence harbors:
- the LOC135368192 gene encoding splicing factor C9orf78-like produces the protein MAEGEVSAESEAPKIVFKSRKTKRKCFRSRGGTENDDSDKEAEEEVSREILEDTKEIQKLRKRPHGVSIIGLNLGKKLTTKEELVIEDPFKLKSGGMIDMKALKGKRVVVDELDAVNLGNTFSVETNQRDEDADMMKYIEEELAKRKGKEQDSDSQGSSEKTLGPDDVLFHVPEHLRKSSSKKSEEMLSNQMLSGIPEVDLGIEERIRNIEATEEAKMKLLKERMSKKEKETSFVPTNMAVNFVQHNRFNIDDGSRRQNLKRPPKEREPAVSKPVVVIAEAEGVEPQIPGWQGKGIKGSLKSRNDDEKATDDFHFEKFKKQFRRY